GACGAACCCGAAGCTCCGGAAGCTCGCCGCGGTGGTCGGCCGGATGCGCCAGCAGGCGCTCGCGCTGCGCAAGCGGCCGTTCGAGCGCCTGAGCGAGGAGGTCTTCGACGTGCAGCTCGGCCGCGACCTCGAGCGGCTCCTGCCGCCCGAGCTCCTCGCCCTCGGCCACCCGCTCCTCCGCCGCGACTTCGCCCGCCGGCTGGTCGAGGGCCGCCTCCTCTCCTATTCCCTGCGCGGCGTCGACGAGCGCGGGCGGGGGCCGATGATCGTCTGCCTCGACGGGTCGGGGTCGATGGAGGGCGAGAAGGAGATCTGGTCGAAGGCCGTCGCCCTGACGCTCCTCGAGATCGCCCGGCGCCAGCGCCGGCTCTTCCGCTTCATCTGCTTCTCGTCCGCCGACACGCCGCTCTTCACCCTCGACCTGAACCCGCGCGAGCGGCACGAGGTGCAGGAGGACCGCGCCCTCGACGTCGCCGAGTACTTCCCCGGCGGCGGCACGGACTTCGAGACGCCGCTCACCGCCGCGCTCGGCTGCCTCGGCGCCGCGCGCTACCGGCGCGGCGACATCGTGCTCATCACCGACGGCGAGTGCCGCGTCTCGCCCGGGTGGGCAGCGCACTTCCTGGCCGAGAAGAAGCGCCTCCAGTTCTCGCTCTTCTCCGTGCTGATCGACGTCGGCCCGAGCTCGTTCGACACGCTGCGCGAGCTCTCCGACCGCGTCACCAGCGTGTCCCGGCTCACCGACGACGCCGCGGCCGACGTCTTCGTCCGCCTCTGATGGCGGGCGCGCTCGCCGGTCTCCGCGTCCTCGACCTCGCCGACCAGAAGGGCGCGCTCGCGGGCAAGCTGCTGGCCGACCTCGGCGCTGACGTCGTGCTCGTCGAGCCGCCGGGCGGCGGCTCGCCGCTGCGGACGATCCCGCCGTTCTGGCAGGGGCTCCCGCACCCCGAGCGGAGCCTCTTCTTCTGGTTCTACAACACGAGCAAGCGCGGCATCACGCTCGACGTCGCGCGGCCGGCCGGCGCCGCCCTGCTGCGCCGCCTCGCCGCCGATGCGGACGTGCTCATCGAGAGCGAGCCGCCCGGCCGGCTGGCCACCCTCGGCTGCGGGCCGGAGGCGCTCCGCGCCGCGAACCCGCGGCTCGTCGTCGCGTCGATCACGCCCTTCGGCCAGCGTGGTCCCTACTGCAACTGGCGCGCCTCGGACACCGTCGCCGAGGCGATGGGCGGCATGCTCTTCGTGAACGGCCACCAAGCCGGCCCGCCGCTCCGCGCCTTCGGCCTGCAGGCCTATCACCAGGCCGGCATCTTCGCGGCCGTCGGTGTCCTCGGCGCGCTCTTCGCCCGCGAGCGGACCGGTCGCGGACAGGACGTCGACGTGAGCCTCCAGGCCGCGGTGGCGGGCGCCCTCGAGCACGTCCCCGGCCTCTGGCACCAGGCGGGGACGGTCGCGGCCCGCCAGGGGACGCTCCACTGGACGCGTTTCTTCCGCGTCGGCCGCTGCCGCGACGGCTGGGTCATGCACTGCACCGTCGGCGACTGGACGTCGCTCGTCGAGTGGGTGAAGGCCGACGGCATGGCGGCCGACCTCGGCGACCCCGCATGGGAAGATGTCCGTCACCGGGCCGCGGGCGCCGAGCACCTCTTCGACGTGCTCGACGCCTGGGCCGCGCGCTACACGGTCGACGAGCTGGTCGAGGGGGCGCAGCTCCGCCGCATCCCGTACGCCGCCGTGCGGCCGCCGGAAGGGCTGCTCCGCGATCCTCACCTGGCCGAGCGCGGCTTCTTCGTGCCGATCGAGCACCCGGAGCTGCCCGCGACCGTCCCGTATCCCGGTGCACCGTTTCGCCTGGCCGACGCGCCGTGGCGGATCACGCGTCGGCCGCCGCTCGTCGGCGAGCACAACGACGAGGTCTACCGCGGACTCGGCGTCGACCTCCCGACGCTCCGCGAGCAGGGGATCGTCTGATGCGCCCGCTCGACGGCGTCCGGGTGCTCGACTTCACCTGGGTGGTGGCCGGCCCGGTCGCGACCCGCATCCTCGCCGATCTCGGCGCCGACGTGATCAAGGTGGAACGGCGCGGCGCGGCCGACTTCGGCGACCGGCGCGGCGGCCTCTCCGGCACGCTCATGCGCGGCAAGCGGAGCGTCGTGCTCGACCTGAACCGCCCCCGCGGCCTCGCTCTCGCCCGGCGGCTCGCGGCCGTCTCGGACGTGGTCATCGACAACTTCAGCGCGCGGGTCATGTCGAACCTCGGGCTCGACTACGAGGAGCTGCGCAGCCTGCGGCCGGACGTCATTTGCGTGCGCATGACGGGCTTCGGGCTCGACGGCCCGTATCGCGACCACGTGAGCTACGGCCCGACGCTCCAGGCGCTCACCGGCTACACGCTGCTCATGGCCGAGCCGGGCGCGCCGCCGGCCGGCTTCGGCTACTCGTACTCCGACCTCGCGGGCGGGAACCTCGGCGCGCTCGCCGTCCTGGCCGCCCTCTGGCACCGGCGCCGGACCGGGTGCGGCCAGCTCGTCGACCTCTCGCAGCTCGAGGCGGTGGCGAGCCTGGTCGGGCCGACGCTCCTCGCCCGCGCGCTCGACGGTTGCGCCTCGACGCCCACGGGCAATGCCTCGCAGGAGGAGCCGGGCGCGCCGCACGGCGTCTACCCGTGCGCGGGCGAGGATCGCTGGCTCGCGATCAGCGTGTTCTCCGACGAGGACTGGGCCCGCTTCGCCCGCGCGCTCGGCGACCCGGAGTGGACTGGGCGCTTCGTCAGCCGCGCGGCACGGCTCGAGCACGCGGCCGAGCTCGACCGTCTGGTCGCGGCGTGGAGCCGGACGCAGGTGGCGGAGGAGGCGATGGCGCTCCTCCAAACGGCCGGCGTGGCGGCGGGCGTGGTCGCCAACGCCGAGGACCTCTGCGCCCGCGACCCGCAGCTCGCCGCCCGCGGGCACTTCGTCGAGGTGCCGACGCCGGAGGGCCGCACGGTGCGGATCGACGGGCCGCCGTTCGTGCTCTCCGACACGCCGGCGCGGATCGGCGGGCCGGGGCCGCTGCTCGGCGAGCACACGGGAGAGGTCCTCCGGGAGCTGCTCGGCTGCGGCGAAGAGGAGCTCCGCGCGCTGCGTGAGGAAGGGGTGATCGGATGACACGTCTCGCTCTCGTCACCGGAGGGTCCCGCGGCATCGGCCGCGCGATCGTGGAGCGCCTGGCACGCGACGGCGCCGACGTCGCGTTCATCTACCGGCGCGACGCGGCGGCGGCCGCGGAGGTCGAAGCCAACGTGCGCGCCCTCGGCCGGCGCTGCCTGGCCCTCCAGGCCGACCTCGGCGAGCCGGCGGCGCTGGCGGCGGCCCTCGACCGCCTCGAGGCCGAGACCGATCACGTCGACGTCCTGGTCGCCAACGCCGCGGCGACGGCCTTCAAGCCGCTCCTCGAGGTGAAGCCCCATCACGTCGAGAAGACCTATGCGATCACCGTCGGCGCCTTTCTCCAGATGGTCCAGCGCATCGCGCCGCGCATGCCGGGCGGCGGGCGGATCGTGACGATCTCCGGCATGGACACGCACCGCTACGTCGCCGGGCACGGCGTCCTCGCCTCGGCCAAGGCGGCGCTCGAGGCCCTGACGCGCTACCTCGCGGTCGAGCTCGGGCCGCGCGGGATCACCGTCAATGCCGTGAACCCCGGCTACGTGGATACGGACTCCGTCACGCTCTACTTCGGCGACGAGACGAGCCGGCAGGCGTTCTTCGAGGAGGTGGAGGGCACGACGCCGCTGCGTGCCGTCGGCGAGCCGGCCGAGGTCGCGGCGCTGGTGGCGTTTCTCTGCTCGCCCGAGGCGAGCTGGATGCAGGGGCAGGTGCTCTACCTGGACGGCGGCATCTTCCTGCATGCGCCGGGCCACAGCGTGCGCTGGTGGCGGCGCACGGGGCGGCTCCCGTAGACTTGCACGCCGCACCCCAGGCGTTTAAGTGGACGCCGATGGGCAACCGCAGCCGCGCCGTCATCTCGGTCATCGGGCGCGACCAGAAGGGCGTGGTCGCCCGCGTCTCCACCTACCTCGCCTCCTCGAACGTCAACATCGAGGACATCGAGCAGCGCGTGATGGAGGGCCTCTTCATCATGACGATGCTCGTCGACCTGTCCGACCTCCAGACCACGCTCGACGAGCTCGTCCTCGGGCTCCGCCGGATCGGCGAGGAGATCACCATGGAGGTGACGGTCCGCCTGGCCGGCGGGCCGCCCGAGCGCAAGCGCGTGGCCGCGCTCGTCACCCGCGAGCCGCACTGCCTCGAGCAGCTGATCCGCGAGCGCGAGGCCGGGAGTCTGAACGGCGACCTCGTCGTCGTCCTCTCGAATCATCCCGACCTCGAGCCGCTCGCACGGCAGCACGGCATCCCGTTCGCATGGAGCGCGTCAACTGACAAGACGGCGCACGAGGACTTCCTGCTCGCGCGTTTCGCCGAGTACCGGCCCGACCTCGTGGTCCTCGCCCGCTACATGCAGATCCTGTCGCAGCGGGTGATCGACCGCTACCCCTTCCGCATCATCAACATCCACCCCTCGCTGCTGCCGTACCACCCGGGCTCGAACGCCTACAAGCAGGCGTGGGAGGAGGGCGTGCGCGTCTCGGGTTGCACGGCGCACTTCGTGACCGAGCAGCTCGACGCGGGCCCCGTCATCCTCCAGGACGTCTTCCACATCCGCGTCGGCGAGGACACGCTGGAGGACGTGAAGGGGCGCGGCCGTGCGCTCGAGGCCAAGGTCCTCGCGCACGCGGTGGAGCTCTTCCTGAACGACCAGCTGGTGGTGAAGGACCGGAAGGTCATCTTCCGCCCGGGGCGCTTCCCGGGCGTGGCGGCGGGCACGTCGTGAGCGCCGGCTTCACGGTATGGGTCACGGGGCCTGATGAGGTTCCGCTCATGGACGTCGCCGACGCGATCGCCGCCCGGCTCGGGGTCCGGCGCGTCCCGACCGAGACGCTCGACGGCCGCACGCCGGGCATCGAGGCGCTGCGGGGCGACGGCGTCGCCGGCCGCGTCGCCTTCGTCGCCTCCACGCTGGCGCGCCACGGCGTCGCCACGGTCGTCGCCGTGCCGGCCGACCGCCGCGCCGACCGTGAGCATGCACGGACGCTCCTCGAGCGCATGATCGAGGTGTACGTGCGCTCCGCGGGCGGCGTCCCGCGCCCGGGCTACGAGCCGCCCGAGCGGCCCGAGGTCGAGATCGTGGCGCCCGAGCCCGGGGGTGTGGACCGGACGCTGCGCACGCTCGAGATCCTGAAGCTTCTCCCGCCCGGCGGCGACACGCCGTACTCCGAGGAGGAGGAGCGCGAGGTTCTCCGCCGGCTGAAGGGGTTCGGCTACGTCTGAGGGGACCGCCATGCGCTTCAGGCGCTACGTGTGGGCCGGCGTCACGCTCGCCGCCGTGTCCGGATGCAGCCCGGACGTCGACGAGCTCAAGCGCGGCGACAAGGAGATCCTCGCCAAGATCGACGCCGTCCAGAAGTCGCTCGAGCAGGCGCGAGGGGCAGGGGCCAAGGCCGCTGCGGAGCCCACGCCGGACCCGAGCAAGGTCTACGACATCCCCCTCGAGAAGTCGCCGGTACGCGGACCGAAGAACGCGCCGGTCACCATCGTCGAGTTCTCCGACTTCCAGTGCCCGTTCTGTGCCGAGGCGAAGCCGCTGCTCGAGCAGGTCCTGAAGGCCTACCCCGACGACGTGAAGCTCGTCTTCAAGCAGTTCCCCCTGGGCTCCATCCACGACAACGCGATGGCCGCCGCCAAAGCGACGGTCGCCGCCGGCTATCAGAACAAGTTCTGGGAGATGCACGACATCCTGTTCGCGAACAACCGCGACCTCTCGTACGACAAGCTCAAGGAGTACGCGGGCAAGATCGGGCTCAACGTCGCCCTCTGGGAGGAGGACTTCCAGGCCCTGGACGTCCAGCAGGCGATCAGCCGGGACCTGCGGACGGGGAAGGCCGCCGACGTCGACGGGACGCCCGCCTTCTTCGTGAACGGCCGGCGCGTCATCGACCGCTCCTTCGAGACCTTCAAGACGATGATCGAGGACGCCCGGCGGGCGGCGAAGAAGGGGTAGCCTCTTAGTGCAGCACGCGGGGACCCCGCGTACCGAGGCTCGTGCCGCGCGAGCCGCGACGGGTGAACGAGCTGAGCTCCCAGCTGTCGTGGCCGCGGAGGTGCTTCAGCACGTAGAGGTGGCCGTCGCGGCCGCGCACGCGGAAGTAGTCGGCGTCGTCCCCGTACCAGCGGTCGAGGAGGTCGTCCACCTCGACCGTGTGGTCTCCGAGCACGAAGCGGAGAGGGTCCGCCCCTCGCTCGGCGCAACACTCCACGCGAATCCGCATCGCAGCCGCTTAGCGCCCGTCGAGCTGCGGCGTCAAGCGGCCCCGGCTCGCGCCGCGCGCACCCGGCATGCTAATCGCGCCGGCCATGGCTCAGCTCGACGGGAAGATCGCGTTCGTCACGGGTGCCGGCTCGGGGCTCGGCCGGGAGATCGCGCTCAGCTTCGCGCGCGCCGGGGCGCGCGTGGCGGTGGGCGACCTCCGCGCCGCGGCGGCCGCCGCGATCGACGCCGAGCTGCGCGCGCTCGACGCCGCGCTCGCCTGTGGCCCGCTCGTCGGCGACGTCGCCGACCCGGGGACCGTGCGGAGGTGGTTCGAGCGCCTCGCCGAAGCCACGGGCGGCCGCCTGGACGTCCTGGTCAACAACGCCGGCCACGCGGATACGGACCCCGAGACGCAGGCGCGGCTCGCGCGGCAGGTGGAGGAGCTCATGGCCGGCCGCCGGGTGACGACGCCGCTCGAGACGACCGCGCGGCTCACCGACGAGCGCTGGCAGCGCATGCTCGCG
This region of Deltaproteobacteria bacterium genomic DNA includes:
- a CDS encoding adenylyl-sulfate kinase, producing the protein MDVADAIAARLGVRRVPTETLDGRTPGIEALRGDGVAGRVAFVASTLARHGVATVVAVPADRRADREHARTLLERMIEVYVRSAGGVPRPGYEPPERPEVEIVAPEPGGVDRTLRTLEILKLLPPGGDTPYSEEEEREVLRRLKGFGYV
- a CDS encoding SDR family oxidoreductase, with translation MLIAPAMAQLDGKIAFVTGAGSGLGREIALSFARAGARVAVGDLRAAAAAAIDAELRALDAALACGPLVGDVADPGTVRRWFERLAEATGGRLDVLVNNAGHADTDPETQARLARQVEELMAGRRVTTPLETTARLTDERWQRMLAVHLSGTFFCTRAALPLMVAGGGGRIINMASIAGTTGIAGATHYSAAKGGIIAFTKALAREVGCQGILVNAIAPGYIETPLLDVLGEQRAAQTALIALQTVVGRLGEAREVAETALFLAGPGGSYFTGQVLSPNGGLVV
- a CDS encoding CoA transferase; this encodes MAGALAGLRVLDLADQKGALAGKLLADLGADVVLVEPPGGGSPLRTIPPFWQGLPHPERSLFFWFYNTSKRGITLDVARPAGAALLRRLAADADVLIESEPPGRLATLGCGPEALRAANPRLVVASITPFGQRGPYCNWRASDTVAEAMGGMLFVNGHQAGPPLRAFGLQAYHQAGIFAAVGVLGALFARERTGRGQDVDVSLQAAVAGALEHVPGLWHQAGTVAARQGTLHWTRFFRVGRCRDGWVMHCTVGDWTSLVEWVKADGMAADLGDPAWEDVRHRAAGAEHLFDVLDAWAARYTVDELVEGAQLRRIPYAAVRPPEGLLRDPHLAERGFFVPIEHPELPATVPYPGAPFRLADAPWRITRRPPLVGEHNDEVYRGLGVDLPTLREQGIV
- a CDS encoding CoA transferase — encoded protein: MRPLDGVRVLDFTWVVAGPVATRILADLGADVIKVERRGAADFGDRRGGLSGTLMRGKRSVVLDLNRPRGLALARRLAAVSDVVIDNFSARVMSNLGLDYEELRSLRPDVICVRMTGFGLDGPYRDHVSYGPTLQALTGYTLLMAEPGAPPAGFGYSYSDLAGGNLGALAVLAALWHRRRTGCGQLVDLSQLEAVASLVGPTLLARALDGCASTPTGNASQEEPGAPHGVYPCAGEDRWLAISVFSDEDWARFARALGDPEWTGRFVSRAARLEHAAELDRLVAAWSRTQVAEEAMALLQTAGVAAGVVANAEDLCARDPQLAARGHFVEVPTPEGRTVRIDGPPFVLSDTPARIGGPGPLLGEHTGEVLRELLGCGEEELRALREEGVIG
- a CDS encoding ACT domain-containing protein encodes the protein MGNRSRAVISVIGRDQKGVVARVSTYLASSNVNIEDIEQRVMEGLFIMTMLVDLSDLQTTLDELVLGLRRIGEEITMEVTVRLAGGPPERKRVAALVTREPHCLEQLIREREAGSLNGDLVVVLSNHPDLEPLARQHGIPFAWSASTDKTAHEDFLLARFAEYRPDLVVLARYMQILSQRVIDRYPFRIINIHPSLLPYHPGSNAYKQAWEEGVRVSGCTAHFVTEQLDAGPVILQDVFHIRVGEDTLEDVKGRGRALEAKVLAHAVELFLNDQLVVKDRKVIFRPGRFPGVAAGTS
- a CDS encoding SDR family oxidoreductase, encoding MTRLALVTGGSRGIGRAIVERLARDGADVAFIYRRDAAAAAEVEANVRALGRRCLALQADLGEPAALAAALDRLEAETDHVDVLVANAAATAFKPLLEVKPHHVEKTYAITVGAFLQMVQRIAPRMPGGGRIVTISGMDTHRYVAGHGVLASAKAALEALTRYLAVELGPRGITVNAVNPGYVDTDSVTLYFGDETSRQAFFEEVEGTTPLRAVGEPAEVAALVAFLCSPEASWMQGQVLYLDGGIFLHAPGHSVRWWRRTGRLP